One Punica granatum isolate Tunisia-2019 chromosome 3, ASM765513v2, whole genome shotgun sequence genomic window carries:
- the LOC116202004 gene encoding DCC family protein At1g52590, chloroplastic produces the protein MALLVPGGVGSARITVPASARLSRRFRTLASLNAPPKDSVSWVEATSSFFEGDSRPIMLFDGVCNLCNGGVRFVRANDRNRRIRFEALQSEAGRNLLRRSGREPDDISSVVLVEKDRAYIKSEAVLKIMEYIDLPFPQLAFFLQFIPAFLRDFMYDNVASNRYSFFGRSDSCEI, from the exons ATGGCTCTTCTTGTCCCCGGTGGTGTCGGGTCTGCTAGAATCACTGTGCCAGCCTCAGCTCGCTTGTCCCGGAGATTCAGGACATTGGCTTCCTTGAACGCACCTCCGAAAGACTCGGTCTCTTGGGTTGAGGCCACTTCGAGCTTCTTCGAAGGGGACTCTAGGCCTATCATGTTATTTGATG GTGTATGCAACTTGTGCAATGGAGGCGTGAGGTTTGTGCGAGCGAACGACCGGAATAG GAGAATAAGGTTTGAAGCTCTTCAAAGTGAAGCTGGCAGGAATCTGTTGAGGAGGTCCGGGAGGGAACCCGACGACATATCGAGTGTCGTACTGGTTGAGAAAGACAG GGCCTACATTAAATCGGAAGCTGTACTGAAGATAATGGAGTACATCGACTTACCATTCCCCCAGCTAGCTTTCTTCTTACAGTTTATTCCAGC GTTTTTACGAGATTTCATGTATGACAATGTTGCAAGCAACCGCTATTCATTCTTCGGCCGCTCAGACTCCTGCGAGATATAG
- the LOC116200685 gene encoding signal peptidase complex catalytic subunit SEC11A-like, with protein sequence MGFIGETIDSIKSIQIRQVLSQAVSLGMIVTSALIIWKALMCITGSESPVVVVLSGSMEPGFKRGDILFLHMSKDPIRAGEIVVFNVDGREIPIVHRVIKVHERQDTGEVDVLTKGDNNYGDDRLLYAQGQLWLQRHHIMGRAVGFLPYVGWVTIIMTEKPIIKYILIGALGLLVITSKD encoded by the exons ATGGGTTTCATCGGAGAAACCATCGACTCAATTAAATCGATTCAGATCCGTCAGGTCCTCTCTCAGGCCGTCAGCCTTG GCATGATTGTGACTTCTGCATTGATAATATGGAAGGCGCTAATGTGCATCACTGGCAGCGAATCTCCTGTGGTCGTTGTTCTTTCTGGGAGCATGGAACCGGGATTCAAGAGA GGAGATATTTTATTCTTGCACATGAGTAAGGACCCCATTCGTGCTGGGGAGATTGTTGTCTTCAATGTTGAT GGTCGTGAAATCCCAATAGTGCATCGTGTAATTAAG GTACACGAACGACAAGATACTGGAGAAGTTGATGTCCTCACAAAAG GTGACAACAACTATGGAGACGACAGGCTCCTCTATGCTCAAGGGCAGTTGTGGCTTCAGAGGCACCACATCATGGGCCGAGCGGTTGGGTTCTTACCTTACGTTGGGTGGGTGACGATCATAATGACTGAGAAGCCCATTATCAAATACATCCTTATTGGTGCTCTTGGGCTTCTTGTTATAACCTCAAAGGACTGA